The DNA segment AGATGCTTTTTTCAGGAGACACTTTGTTTATGCATTCTATTGGACGTACTGATTTAGAAGGAGGAAACCTCTTCCAGCTTCTAGGATCAATCAAAAATAAGTTGCTAGTCTTAGATGAAACAACAAGAGTATTTCCTGGGCATGGACCTGATACTACGATAAAATTAGAAAAAACAAGAAATCCTCATCTGCAGTAACAGAAAGAAATATGCTTTTTTTCTAAAGGACGGAACGGCTAATGAAGCTATTAATTATTGTAGAAAAAACATCAGAAGTACATGAATTGCGAGAAATGACTCGACTATTTCTTTCGGATCAAGACTTTAAAGTGATTCAAAAATCAGAAGAAAAGGAAAAGGTCTTTTCTGCTGAAATAAAGGTGTGCATACGCACACGATATGATGAAAACAACACAAAAATAATGATTGAGATAACAGGAAAAGCAAAAGAGAATAAAACAATCACCTTCAAAACAGAAACCGATCTGATAAAACAGAAAAAAAATGAAAAAAACAAGCTCAAGAGAATGATATATGACCGTTTACAATTATGGTTTCCAACAAATTTATCCTGGGGAATGTTGACAGGCGTCAGACCAGTAAAAATTGCACATGAAAAATTACGTCGATTTACAAGTAAAGAATATGCCATAAAGATGATTATGGAAGAAACAATGATGAAAAAAGAAAAAGCAACATTAATTACTGAAATGGCCACTCTTCAAAATGAATACGTATTACCCGTAAAAGAAGATAATATCAGCCTTTACATCAATTTTCCAATCTGTCCGAGCAAGTGCAGTTACTGTTCATTTGCATCACAATCACTAAAGTCGAAAGAGGATCCAATAGTAGATAAATATTTAGAAGGATTATTTAAGGAAATGGAAATCCTTTTGATGGGGCTTAAGCAAAGAAACAAAGAAATTCAGAGTTTGTATATTGGTGGAGGAACACCTTCTGTTCTATCTTGTAGTCAATTAGAAGGTTTTTTGAATAAGCTTAATACTTTGTGGGACTTAAAGAAGATCAATGAAATCACCTTTGAGGGAGGTAGGCCAGATACACTAGATGATGATAAACTTAAACTCTTGGCTGATTATCCAATTCATCGAATTAGCATCAACCCACAAACACTTCATGATCAAACCCTGCAAAGAATAAACCGTCATCACTCCGTGCAGGATTTTTTTAATGTATATGAATCGGCGATTCGTTTTGGTCATCAGAACATTAATGTTGATGTTATTATGGGCCTACCCGGAGAAACACCGGATAAATTTCTTGATACATTATATTTATTGAAACCATTGGAGTTAGAAAGTTTAACCGTTCATGCCCTAGCGATGAAAAAAAATGCAGGCTTAAGACAACGAAACTATCAATTTGAATGGGTGGATGAAGCAGCAAGAAACGTGATGGAGCAGGTATATCATTTTGCAGTAATAGAAAAACTGGAACCTTATTATTTATATCGACAGAAACAAATGTTAGCAAACATGGAGAATGTTGGGTTTGCAAAAAAAGGAAAAGCTTCAATATATAATATTTTAATGATGGAAGAAATTCAGACGGTATTAGGAATTGGAGCAGGTGCCGTTTCAAAATTGATATTTCCAAAAGAAAACAGAGTACAAAGAGTTCCTGGAATAAAAGACATTCTAGTGTACTTAAATCGACTCCATTTGCAACGAGAAAAATGGGAACAAATACTAGATCAATTATAAAGGAGTGAAGATGCATGGCAATAGAAAAATATCATAATAGGAGTCATATGTGTGGCGTTCTTCGTGAATCAGATATTGGCTCAACGGTAACTTTGTATGGGTGGGTACAAAAGCGTCGAGATCTTGGAGGCCTTATATTTATTGACCTTAGAGATCGAACTGGAATTATTCAAATCATTTGTGACCAGGATATTTCCAGACAGGCATTCATGGAAGCTGAAAAAATAGGTTCAGAATATGTTGTCACAGTTCGTGGAAAAGTAGAAAGAAGAACATCTGAAAATCCTAATATGCCAACGGGAACTATCGAAGTTTATGCTGAAACATTAGATATTATCAACGAAGCACAAACACCACCTATTTACATTAAAGATGACGATGAAGTTTCAGAAAGTTTAAGGTTGAAATATCGATACTTAGATTTAAGAAAACCATCGATGCAAGCCAATCTTTTATTAAGACAAAAAATTTCTAATTTTGTTAGATTCTTTTTATCAAATGAAGCTTTTATAGAGGTGGAAACCCCCGTTCTTACAAAACCAACACCGGAAGGTGCTAGAGATTACCTTGTTCCCAGCAGAGTAAATGCTGGTAAATTTTATGCGCTGCCACAATCTCCCCAATTATTTAAGCAATTGTTAATGGTTTCCGGCTTGGATCGTTACTTTCAGATTGTTAAATGTTTTCGTGACGAAGATTTACGGGCGGATCGCCAACCGGAATTTACTCAAATTGATTGCGAAATGTCTTTTGTAAATCAGGAAGATGTTATTGAACTAAACAGTCGTATGCTAAAGAAAATGATTAGTGAAATTAAAGGTGTGGAACTATCCTTGCCTTTTCCAAGGCTTACATATAAGGAGTCGATGGAAAAGTACGGTTCTGATAAGCCGGACCTCCGATTTGAAATGGAACTAATAGACCTTTCTGATCTTATGGCAAACTGTGGATTCAAGGTATTTTCTGACACAGTGAATAATGGAGGACAGGTGAAGTGCATCAAAGTAGATGGTAAGGCAGAGAACCTTAGCCGAAAAGATATTGGCAAACTTGAAGACATCGCAAAAACATATGGGGCAAAAGGATTAGCCTGGATGAAAGTAGAAATAGATAACGATGTCAATGCACCAATAAAAAAATTCTTCAGCAGTGATGAAATCCAATCTATTCTTCAAAAGACAGAAGCAGAAAATGGTGATATCTTACTATTCGTTGCTGACAAACCCTCGGTAGTTGCAGCAGCTTTAGGTCATCTGCGTGTAGACATAGCAAATAAATTTAATCTTTACGATAAAAATACGTACCAATTTGTTTGGATTACAGATTTTCCTTTATTAGAGTATGATGAAGAAACAAAACGTTATGTAGCAATGCATCATCCTTTTACATCACCGGTAGTAGAAGATATTGAAAAATTAACATCAGACCCTGCAAATGTAAAAGCTCAGGCCTATGATATTGTGCTGAATGGTTATGAAATTGGAGGAGGAAGCATCAGAATTCACTCTTCCGATTTACAATCAGATATGTTTAAGGCTTTAGGCTTTACAGAAGAAGAGACAAGAGAAAAATTTGGATTCTTATTGGATGCATTTCAATACGGAACTCCACCGCATGGTGGAATAGCCTTTGGTCTGGATCGGCTTGCAATGATTTTAGCAGGCGAAGAAAATATCAGACAAGTCATCGCTTTTCCAAAAACTCAAAACGCAACCTGCCCACTAACAGATGCACCTTCTACAGCTGACCAAAGGCAATTGCAAGAACTTTATATTAAAACAGATTTACCTTCTATCGACAATTGACAGATAATGAGGGTCTGTTACAATGAAAGTATAAAAAGATAAGCTCAGCGGGAAAGGGGATGAGAATAGAAATGAAAAAAGAAGTTGGTCAATATATCCATCTTGAACGCGCAACAGAAATTCTTAAAGATATGGTGAAAATATATAGCCCATATTTTCAAGAAAAACAAATTATGGAATATGTACACGATTGGTTAAAGCAACGTGGAATGGATGCTATGTATCATCGGTATCATGAAAAAAAGGTAACCAATTT comes from the Tindallia californiensis genome and includes:
- the aspS gene encoding aspartate--tRNA ligase; its protein translation is MAIEKYHNRSHMCGVLRESDIGSTVTLYGWVQKRRDLGGLIFIDLRDRTGIIQIICDQDISRQAFMEAEKIGSEYVVTVRGKVERRTSENPNMPTGTIEVYAETLDIINEAQTPPIYIKDDDEVSESLRLKYRYLDLRKPSMQANLLLRQKISNFVRFFLSNEAFIEVETPVLTKPTPEGARDYLVPSRVNAGKFYALPQSPQLFKQLLMVSGLDRYFQIVKCFRDEDLRADRQPEFTQIDCEMSFVNQEDVIELNSRMLKKMISEIKGVELSLPFPRLTYKESMEKYGSDKPDLRFEMELIDLSDLMANCGFKVFSDTVNNGGQVKCIKVDGKAENLSRKDIGKLEDIAKTYGAKGLAWMKVEIDNDVNAPIKKFFSSDEIQSILQKTEAENGDILLFVADKPSVVAAALGHLRVDIANKFNLYDKNTYQFVWITDFPLLEYDEETKRYVAMHHPFTSPVVEDIEKLTSDPANVKAQAYDIVLNGYEIGGGSIRIHSSDLQSDMFKALGFTEEETREKFGFLLDAFQYGTPPHGGIAFGLDRLAMILAGEENIRQVIAFPKTQNATCPLTDAPSTADQRQLQELYIKTDLPSIDN
- the hemZ gene encoding coproporphyrinogen dehydrogenase HemZ; this encodes MKLLIIVEKTSEVHELREMTRLFLSDQDFKVIQKSEEKEKVFSAEIKVCIRTRYDENNTKIMIEITGKAKENKTITFKTETDLIKQKKNEKNKLKRMIYDRLQLWFPTNLSWGMLTGVRPVKIAHEKLRRFTSKEYAIKMIMEETMMKKEKATLITEMATLQNEYVLPVKEDNISLYINFPICPSKCSYCSFASQSLKSKEDPIVDKYLEGLFKEMEILLMGLKQRNKEIQSLYIGGGTPSVLSCSQLEGFLNKLNTLWDLKKINEITFEGGRPDTLDDDKLKLLADYPIHRISINPQTLHDQTLQRINRHHSVQDFFNVYESAIRFGHQNINVDVIMGLPGETPDKFLDTLYLLKPLELESLTVHALAMKKNAGLRQRNYQFEWVDEAARNVMEQVYHFAVIEKLEPYYLYRQKQMLANMENVGFAKKGKASIYNILMMEEIQTVLGIGAGAVSKLIFPKENRVQRVPGIKDILVYLNRLHLQREKWEQILDQL